In one Zonotrichia albicollis isolate bZonAlb1 chromosome 14, bZonAlb1.hap1, whole genome shotgun sequence genomic region, the following are encoded:
- the UTP14A gene encoding U3 small nucleolar RNA-associated protein 14 homolog A → MAEEDPAAAAAGSGSESEEGEDGERRHRQLLEAISALSGRKRRKLAERSEASGQVSEFNVTCKGAGEKLVLSELLQPIHPKSTLGSVRKELARVKRKAAVELPLSKEEAKRVVREAAYVTTSKDVGKWQQVVLQNRRAEQLVFPLRQDIATVTPLERATSAWKARTPLEQEIFGLLHKTQQPITDPLLTPEEMASVQAMSLEEARRRRAELQKARAVQSYYEAKARRAKRIKSKKYHRVLKKSRRRQALKEFEQLHKSDPAAALARLEELEQLRMQERMSLKHQNKGKWARSRAIMAKYDLEARKAMQEQLARNKELMQKVRVEPPEEELCEMPEEDTDPAALPVPSEANPWMLGKPSGLAPEPEAQEGPRDDRVPGAVENKDEMEEEEEELSEEEALLQDFEQKRRERAGSPKGQGRDHGADGTEIGAEQPGDSAVPPVCAEELGDSAVPPVCAEELGDSPVPPVCAEELVGTGPEPPPQAQEQLLLSEQLRRVQTMEDVESLAKDELVEEQEKLVALRPGKQAQQQEEGRAGDRHTKKAPAKRKMISLEAVLDGKPQEMDCPSLPVVLEEEEGGIEQRGMITEAFAGDDVVADFRREKRKAEEAGKPQPVNLVLPGWGEWGGTGLKPSARKVKRFLIKPPPAPPRKDQHLPHVIMSEKRNIHAAAHQVSELPFPFERHQQFEQSMRTPVGPTWNTQRAFQKLTAPRVITRTGHIIQPISAEDVPDTAPGSEARPEGEAMPRRKAGPGKKAVFSGKAVSKGKAVPGEKAVSRGKAVSRGKAVPGEKAVSRGKAVSRGKVVPGEKAQPQRSRAR, encoded by the exons ATGGCGGAGGAGgacccggcggcggcggcggcggggagcgGCAGCGAGAGCGAGGAGGGG GAGGATGGCGAGCGGCGGCACCGGCAGCTCCTGGAGGCCATCAGCGCCTTGTCCGGACGGAAGCG GCGGAAGCTGGCGGAGCGCTCGGAGGCGAGCGGGCAGGTGTCTGAGTTCAATGTCACCTGCAAAG GTGCTGGGGAAAAGCTGGTCCTGtcggagctgctgcagcccattCATCCCAAATCCACGCTGGGCAGCGTGAGGAAGGAGCTGGCCAGAGTGAAGCGGAAGGCAGCAGTGGAGCTGCCACTGAGCAAAGAGGAGGCCAAGAGG GTGGTGAGGGAGGCCGCCTACGTGACCACTTCGAAGGACGTGGGCAAGTGGCAGCAGGTGGTGCTGCAGAACCGGCGCGCGGAGCAGCTGGTGTTCCCCCTGCGGCAGGACATCGCCACCGTCACCCCTCTGGAGAGAGCCACCTCGGCGTGGAAG GCCCGAACTCCACTGGAGCAGGAGATCTTTGGGTTGCTCCACAAGACACAGCAGCCCATCACAGACCCGCTGCTGACACCTGAGGAGATGGCCTCGGTGCAGGCCATGAGCTTGGAGGAG GCCCGGCGCCGgcgggcagagctgcagaaggcGCGGGCAGTGCAGTCCTACTACGAGGCCAAGGCTCGGCGAGCAAAGCGGATCAAGAGCAAGAA GTACCACCGCGTGCTCAAGAAGAGCCGGAGGCGCCAGGCCCTGAAGGAGTTTGAGCAGCTGCACAAATCGGACCCTGCGGCTGCCTTGGCacggctggaggagctggagcagctcaggatgCAG GAGCGGATGAGCCTTAAGCATCAGAACAAGGGAAAATGGGCCCGATCCAGGGCCATTATGGCTAAGTATGACCTCGAG GCCCGCAAGGccatgcaggagcagctggccaGGAACAAGGAGCTGATGCAGAAGGTGCGGGTGGAGCCCCCCGAGGAGGAGCTGTGTGAGATGCCCGAGGAGGACACGGACCCCGCGGCCTTGCCCGTGCCCAGCGAGGCTAATCCCTGGATGCTGGGCAAGCCCAGTGGCCTGGCCCCGGAGCCTGAGGCACAGGAGGGTCCAAGAGATGACAGAGTGCCTGGTGCTGTGGAGAACAAGGAcgagatggaggaggaggaagaggagctgtcAGAAGAAGAAGCTCTGCTGCAAGACTTTGAGCAGAAGCGACGAGAGCGAGCAGGGAGCCCcaaggggcagggcagagaccATG GTGCTGATGGGACTGAGATTGGTGCTGAGCAGCCCGGGGACAGCGCAGTCCCCCCAGtctgtgctgaggagctggggGACAGCGCAGTCCCCCCAGtctgtgctgaggagctgggggacagcccagtccccccagtctgtgctgaggagctggTGGGCACAGGGCCAGAGCCTCCCCCTCAGGCCCAGGAACAGCTCCTGCTCTCGGAGCAACTGCGCCGTGTGCAGACCATGGAGGATGTGGAGAGTCTGGCTAAGGACGAGCTTGTGGAAGAGCAGGAGAAGCTGGTAGCCCTGAGACCAGGGAAacaagcacagcagcaggaggaaggcagagctggggacagacATACCAAGAAAGCACCAGCTAAGAGGAAGATGATCAGCTTGGAGGCTGTGCTGGATGGGAAGCCCCAGGAGATGGACTGCCCCAGCCTGCCTGTAGTcctggaggaggag GAGGGCGGCATTGAGCAGCGCGGGATGATCACAGAGGCCTTTGCTGGGGATGATGTGGTCGCTGATTTCCGCCGGGAGAAGCGCAAGGCGGAGGAGGCGGGGAAGCCGCAGCCGGTGAACCTggtgctgccaggctggggcgAGTGGGGCGGCACGGGCCTGAAACCCAGTGCCAGGAAGGTCAAGAG GTTCCTGATCAAGCCGCCGCCGGCGCCTCCGCGGAAGGACCAGCACCTGCCCCACGTCATCATGAGCGAGAAGCGCAACATCCACGCGGCAGCGCATCAG GTCAGCGAGCTGCCCTTCCCCTTCGAGCGGCACCAGCAGTTTGAGCAGAGCATGCGGACGCCCGTGGGCCCCACGTGGAACACTCAGCGAGCCTTCCAGAAGCTGACAGCCCCTCGAGTCATCACCCGCACCGGCCACATCATCCAGCCCATCTCGGCCGAGGACGTCCCCGACACGGCCCCTGGCAGCGAGGCCAGGCCTGAGGGGGAGGCCATGCCCAGGAGGAAGGCTGGGCCCGGGAAGAAGGCTGTGTTCAGTGGGAAGGCTGTGTCAAAGGGGAAGGCTGTGCCTGGGGAGAAGGCTGTGTCCAGGGGGAAGGCTGTGTCCAGGGGGAAGGCTGTGCCTGGGGAGAAGGCTGTGTCCAGGGGGAAGGCTGTGTCCAGGGGGAAGGTTGTGCCTGgggagaaggcacagcctcagcgCAGCAGAGCACGGTAG